A segment of the Curtobacterium sp. MCSS17_007 genome:
GAACTGGTCCTCGGCGGGCACCAGCGGGAGCGGCTTCGCCTTGTTGTTGTAGATGTCGAGGAACGTCTTGGTCTGCTCGTCCGTCACGGAGTCAGCAGCCTCGGCGAGCACCGGCAGCGCCGAGTACGGCTTGTCCAGCGTCGTCTGCGTGTCCATGCTCGTCATGTACTTGACGAACTCCAGCGCGCCGTCCTTGTTCTTCGTGTTCTTGAAGATCGACAGGTTGATACCGGCCGGGAAGCTGGCGATCTCCTTGCCGCCCTCCGGCGCCGGCAGTGCGACCACGCCGTACTCGTCCGACTTCATGCCGAGGGACTCGATCGTCGCGTTCGCGTTGTTCTGGTTGAGGATGAACGCGGCCTTCTTCTTGGCGAAGTCGGTGGTCGACTGCGTTGCGTTGTCGTACTGCGCGTTCGAGGGGTTCGCGACCTTCGCGTCCTGCATGAGGTCCAGGTAGCGCTTGATGCCCTCGACGTTCGCCTTCGACGTGAAGGTCGGCTTGCCGTCCTCGTCGAACCACTCGCCCCCGTTCTGGGCCGAGTTGATGAACGCGAAGTGCGAGTTCTCCGTGTAGGAGCCGCCCGCGAGGCTGAAGCCGTACTTGCCGTCGGCGGTCAGCTTCTTCGCGTCCTCGACCATTTCCTCCCACGTGGTGGGGGGCGTGATGCCGGCGTCGGCGAGCATCTGCTTGTTGTAGTACAGGCCGTAGGCGAGACCGTAGAGCGGGACGCTCGTGACGGTCTCACCCGGGGCGCCGCCGGTGGAGAGCGCGACCTTGCCGAACTTGTCGGCGCCGCCGATGGCCTTCATCTCCGCGTCGCCGAACTCCTGGAAGGCGCCGGTGGCCTGGAGCGAGGTCGCCCAGGTGTTGCCGATGTTGACGACGTCAGGCCCCTGACCCGAGGTGACGGCGGTCTGGATCTTGTTCTGCAGGTCGTTCCAACCGATGACCTGGAGGTCCACCTTGATCCCGGTCTCCTCGGTGAACTTCTCGAGGACGGGGGTGAGCACCTCCTTGTCGTTCTGCAGGGACGTGCCCTGGTTCGACGCCCAGTACGTGAGCGTCTTCGAGTCGCCGGAGGAACCGGACGACCCGGAGGAGCAGGCCGTCAGGCCGGTCACGGTGAGTGCCGCGGCCGCGGTGATGGCCAGTGCGCGGATGGCAGTGCGCATGACTCTCTACTTTCTCGTCGTTGAGATGGTGCGAAGGGTGGTGCGTGTCGGGTGCTGCTGTGTCGGTGCGGGCCGACGTCGGCGCCGGCCCGCGGGCGGTGTCCGCCCCGTCCTGGTCAGGACAGGGTCGACTCCGCGGGGTCCCAGCCCTCGGGGAGGGTCGGGGAGGGCTCGACGGTGCTCTCGACGAGCACCGTCTCACCACGTTCTGCTGCCTCGGCGATGGAGACCATGACGTCGAGGACGTGGAAGGCGAGGGCACCGGGGACCCGGTTGTCCTGGCCGGCGCGGAGCGAGCGGGCGAGGTCGACCACGCCCGTGCCGCGCGAGTAGGTGGAGCCGACGGCCGGGATGGTCTCCGGCTCCTCGGTGCCGTGGGCGTACAGCTGCGTGTCGCCGTCGAACTCGTTCGGGTCCGGGAAGACGACCGTGCCGGTCTCCCCCGCGATCTCGACGAAGCCGGTGCGGCCGCGGTCCGACTCGAAGGAGAAGACGCTCTGGGCGCTGCCACCGTCCTCGAACTGGATGAGCGCGGAGTGGTTCGTCGGCACGTCCACCGGGAACTCGGTGCCCGCCTTCGGACCGGACCCGATGGTGCGGGTCGCGCGCGACCTCGAGGCCGTGGCGGTGACCTTCGCGACCGGCCCGAACGCCTGCACGAGCGTCGTGATGTAGTACGGGCCGATGTCGAACAGCGGACCCGCACCGTACGCGAACAGGAACTCGGGGCTCGGGTGCCACGACTCCGGACCGGGGCTCTGGAAGAGCGTCAGTCCGTTCAGGGGCGTCCCGATCCGGCCCTCGCGGATGGTGCGCAGGGCGGTCTGCAGCCCGGCGCCGAGGAACGTGTCCGGCGCGACGCTGACGGTCCTGCCGGCCGCGGCGGCCGCGTCGCGGAGCTGCGCGGCGCTCTCCCGGTCGAGGGCGTAGGGCTTCTCACCCCAGACGTGCTTGCCGGCGGCGAGCGCCTGCAGGGCGACCTCGACGTGGGCGGCGGGGATCGTGAGGTTCACGACGATCTCGATGTCGTCGTCGGCGAGGAGCTGTTCGACGGACCCGGACCCGGCGACGCCCCACTTCTCGGCCTGGGCGGCGGCACGCGGCTCGTCGATGTCGGCGATGAAGCGGACGACGACGTCGGGGAACACCGTCAGGTTCGACAGGTACTGGTCGGAGATGACCCCGGCCCCGATGACGCCGACACCGACCGGGCCGGTCCTCGTCGTCCCGACGGCCTGCTGGTCCACTGCGGTGTCGGTCATGCACGTGCCCCCTGGAGGAACGTGTAGGAGTCGGCGACGGCCTGGAACACGTCGCCCTCGTGGTCGTCGAGCTCGACGACGTGCAGCGCGTCCGGCGCGGCGGCGACGATCTCGCGGATCGGCATGACCCCGTCACCGACGGCGACCTGCTGCTTGTCGTCGTGCGAGCCGTCGCCGTCCTTGACGTGCAGGAACTGCACCTTGTCGCCGTACTTGCCGATGATCGCCACCGGGTCGTCGCCGCCGACCCGCACCCAGTAGGTGTCGAGCTCGAGCACGACGTCGTCGGACAGGGCGTCGGCGAAGACCTCGTACGCGCTGACCCCGTCGATGCGGTTCGAGAACTCGAACGCGTGGTTGTGGTAGCCGAGCACGAGCCCGTGGTCCGCGGCCCGGGGGGCGAGGGCGCTCAGCTCGCGGGCGATGGCCTCGACGTCCTCGCGCGTCGTCCAGCGTGTCTCGTCGATGTGCGGGTCGATCAGCGTGCCCAGCCCGATGGTGGTGCTCGCGTGGAGGATGCGCTCGAGGTCCTGCTCGCCGGCGTCCAGGAGCCGCGCGTGGCCGCTGGGTGCCTGCAGGCCGGCGGCGGCCAGGGCGTCCCGGAGCTCCTCGGCGCGGTCGACGAAGCCGAAGGCCTCGACGTTCGTGTAGCCGATGGAGGCGATGCGCTGGAGCGTGCCGGGCAGGTCCGCCGAGAGGGCGTCCCGCACCGTGTAGAGCTGGACCGAGAGGGGTTGCGTCACCAGGTGTTCTCCTCGTCGAGATGGTGGATCGTCAGTGATCGAGCGTCACACTATGGCCGCTTCTGTCGGCGGTCAAGCAAAAGTTGCGACCTCCTCGACAATCTTCGTTGCGCGGTGCGTTCGATGTGTGCTTCACTCCCGACATGGTCGACTTCACCCGGACGGCAGCGTCGCCTCCGGTCGGGACGAGCGAGCTCTTCCAGATCCTCCGCGACGGCGTGCCGCGGACCCGGGCGGAGCTCGCCGCCCTGACAGGACTGGCACGCTCGACGATCGCCGTGCGCCTCGACGCCCTCATCGACGTGGGGCTCGTGGGTGCCGTCGAGACGGCTGCGTCGACCGGCGGTCGGCCGCCCGCGCAGGTTGCCCTCGTGCCCCGCGCCCGCCTCGTCATCGCGGCCGACCTCGGCGCATCGCACGGTCGCGTCGCCGTGACCGACCTGGTCGCGTCGCCCCTCGCCACGCGCGAGGCACGGATCGACATCGCCGCCGGCCCGGTCCCCACGCTGAGCTGGCTCGTCGAGACGATCGACGAACTGCTGGCCGAGGTGGGGCGCGTCCGCGAGGACGTCGTCGCGATCGGCATCGGCGTGCCCGGCCCGGTCGAGTTCTCGACGGGGCGCCCGGCGAACCCGCCGATCATGCCCGGGTGGGACGGCTTCGACGTGCCGGGGTGGCTGCGGGGGCACGTCGCCGCGCACGTGCTGCTCGACAACGACGTGAACATCGCGGCGCTCGGCGAACGCGAGCACGGGTGGCCGGACGTCGACCACCTGCTGTTCGTGAAGGTGGCGACGGGCATCGGCTCCGGCATCGTCTCCGACGGGCAGCTCCGTCGTGGGGCGCAGGGCACCGCGGGCGACATCGGGCACGTCCGGGTCTCCCGCGCGGGTGACGTCCCGTGCCACTGCGGCAACACCGGGTGCCTCGAGGCCGTCGCCTCCGGTCCCGCCATCGCCCGCGCACTGCGCGCGAAGGGCCACGACGTGCACACGAGCGGTGACGTCATCGACCTCGTGAACCGGTCCGAGCTCGACGCGATCGGAGCCGTCCGCCAGGCCGGGCGTGACATCGGTGAGGTCCTCGCCACCTGTGTCTCCCTGGTGAACCCCTCGGTGATCGCGCTCGGCGGATCGATCACGCGTGCCGGGGAGCACCTGCTCGCCGGGGTCCGCGAGGTCGTCTACGCCCGGTCGATGCCCCTCGCCACCGAGCACCTCGTCATCGCGCAGTCCCGTGCCGGGTCGCTCGCCGCACTCCAGGGCGCCGCGGCGCTCGCGATCGGGTACGCGCTCTCCCCCGCCGGCGTCGACGAGCTCGTCGCCTTCGCGGAGCACCGCGCGCTCGTCTCCTGAGCGCGGACACCGCGCGCGTCGGTTCGCGCCGTGTCGGCCCGCGGGGTGAGAATCGTCGGGTGACGATCGTGCAGCCCACCCTGTGGGGCGACCTGGACCCCGGCCTGGAGGAACGCCCCGCGTCCACCACGTCGGCTGCGTCCGGCACACGGTCGGCACCACCGGCACCGGTCACGGCACGCGGAGCGTCCCCCGCACACATGCCGGCCCGTGGCGCCTTCACCGCCCTCCGCGGCCACACCGAGCGCATCGTCGCGCACTCGTCCGACCGCGTCGCGTGGCTGCGCGCCCGAGCGATGGGCATCACCGCCACCGACGTCGCGCGGCTGGCCTCGCTCCGCGCCGTCGAGGCCGTCGTCGCCGACAAGCGCTACGGCTCCCGGTTCTCGGGCAACGCGTGGACCGAGCACGGCAAGGACCGCGAACCGGTCATCGCCGCCTGGGTCGCGGCGACGCACGGCATCGAGCCGTCCGCGCACCTGTTCCACGCCAGCACCAACCGCGCCCACCTGGCGACCCCGGACGGGGTCGGGTACGACGCGTCGCAGCGCCTCGTGCTCGCCGAGATCAAGACGACCGGCAAGGCCTGGCGGAGCATCCCCCGGCACTACCTGCGGCAGGTGTGGTGGCAGCAGTACGTGCTCGGCGCCGAGCGGACCCTGTTCGTCTGGGAACGGCACGACGACTTCGTGCCTGTGGCTGACGAGCCCGAGTGCCGGTGGGTCGACCGGGACGACGACCAGATCCGTGGTCTCGTGCAGCTCGCCGACCTCGTGCTCGACAAGCTGCGGGCGTTCCGGGTCTAGACCCCACCGGGCGCAGTCGGCTCGTCCCACCGCGAGGATGCCCATCAGCCCGGTGGAGACCGCGATGCCGAGGCAGGACAGCGCCACCACGCCGGAGCGCCCGGTCGGAGGACAGCAGCCAGTCGAGCACCGCGTACAGCGGGGCCGGCTCGACAGCCGGGAACGCAGAAGGACCCGCACCGATACGGTGCGGGTCCTTCGATCCGATCAGTGGATCAGATGGCGTTGACGTCGAGCGGGATGCCCGGTCCGAAGGTCGTCGAGACGGCGCCCTTCATGATGTAGCGACCCTTCGAGGCGGACGGCTTGAGGCGGACGATCTCCTCGAGCGCGGCCGAGATGTTCTCGTCGAGCTGCTCCGGCGTGAACGAGGCCTTGCCGACGACGAAGTGCACGTTGGCGTGCTTGTCGACGCGGAACTCGATCTTGCCGCCCTTGATGTCGTTGACGGCCTGCGCGACGTTCGGGGTCACGGTGCCGGTCTTCGGGTTGGGCATGAGGCCACGCGGGCCGAGCACCTTGCCGAGTCGACCGACCTTGCCCATGAGCTCCGGCGTGGCGACGGCGGAGTCGAACGCGGTGTAGCCCTCGGCCACCTTCGCGATGAGCTCGTCGCCACCGACCTCGTCGGCCCCGGCGGCGATGGCGGCCTCGGCCGCAGCGCCCACCGCGAAGACGATGACGCGGGCGGTCTTGCCCGTACCGTGCGGCAGGATGACGGTGCCGCGGACCATCTGGTCGGCCTTGCGCGGGTCGACGCCGAGCTTCAGCGCGACCTCGACCGTGGAGTCGGTCTTCGCCGAGCCGGTCTCCTTCGCGAGGGCGACTGCCTCGGTCGGGGTGTAGAACTTGTCGGCCTCGATCTTCGCGGCCGCGGCCTGGTAGGCCTTGGACTTCTTCGCCATGGTGTTCTCCTTGCAGAGCTACGTGGTTGACGAGCCGGCGAGGCTCTCCCACGGGGAGGGGTCGGGGTGTGTGGAGCGCTGAGGCTTACGCCTCGACCGTGATGCCCATCGAACGAGCGGTGCCGGCGATGATCTTCGCGGCCTGCTCGATGTCGTTGGCGTTCAGGTCGGCCTGCTTGGTCTCGGCGATCTGACGGACCTGGTCCATCGAGATCTTCGCGACCTTGACCGTGTGCGGGGTCGAGGACCCCTTCTGCACACCCGCGGCCTTCTTGATCAGCTCTGCGGCCGGCGGGGTCTTGAGGACGAACGTGAACGAACGGTCCTCGTAGACGGTGATCTCGACCGGCACGACGTTCCCGCGCTGCGACTCGGTCGCGGCGTTGTACGCCTTGCAGAACTCCATGATGTTCACGCCGTGCTGACCGAGCGCAGGACCGATCGGCGGGGCCGGGTTGGCGGCGCCCGCGTTGATCTGCAGCTTGATGAGGCCCGTGACCTTCTTCTTCGGTGCCATGTTGTGCTTCCTCCTGGAATCGAACGCACGGGGATCCGTGCACTCTCCCGCTGGCCCGGCGGATCCGGACCGCGGTGAAGCCCCGCATGCCTCAGCACGCGGGGCCAAACCTCAATAGTCTACCCGATCACCAGGACCGGGTCGACGGGTGGGGACGATCTAGAGCTTGGTGACCTGGTCGAAGCTCAGCTCGACCGGGGTCTCGCGCTCGAACAGCGAGACGAGGACGGTGAGCTTGCCGCTCTCCGGCTTGATCTCCGAGATCGAACCCGGCAGGCCCGCGAACGAGCCTTCCTTGATGGTGATGGTCTCCCCGATCTCGAAGTCGACCTCGGCCTGCGGCTGGGCCTGGGCGGCACCGCCGGACTTCGCGCCACCCTTGGCCGGAGCGGCCTCGGCGACCTGGACCAGGGACTTCAGCATGCCGAACGCCTCGTCGAACCGGAGCGGCGTCGGGTTGTGCGCGTTGCCGACGAAGCCCGTCACACCGGGGGTGTGCCGGACGACGGACCACGAGTCCTCGTTGAGGTCCATGCGGACGAGCACGTACGAGGGGATCCGGACGCGGGTGACCAGCTTGCGCTGCCCGTTCTTGATCTCGACGACGTCCTCCATCGGGACCTCGACCTGGTAGATGGAGTCCTCCATCGACATCGAGACCATGCGGTTCTCGATGTTCGACTTCACGCGGCGTTCGAAGCCCGCGTACGAGTGGATGACGTACCACTTGCCCGGCTTCATCCGCAGCTCGGCCTTGAACGCCTCGTACGGGTCGACCTCGGACTCCTCGGCCTCGGTGTCGTCCAGCGCCTCGTCCGCGGCGAGCGTCTCGTTCGCCTCGGCCGCGGTGGCCTCCTCGAGCTCGGACTCCTCCTCGTCCTCGACCGCCTCGACGGCGGCTTCGGCCTCGTCGGCGGAGTCGATCTCGAGCGCGTCGTCGACGACCGCGTCGGCCTCGGGGTCGCGGGACTCGGCCAGCGCGGCGAGGGCCTCGTCGATGGAGGCGTCGACCGTGCCGTCGTCCGGCTCGTCGCTCAGGCCGAGGGACTCGTCGTCCTCGTCCTCGACCGAGATGGCGCGCTCTTCGGCGGACTCGACCGAACGGCCCTCGCTCGTCTCGACGTCGCCTTCCTGGTTCTCCTCGACCTCGGAGGACTGCTCGGCAGCCGTGGCGAGGTCGATGTCGTCGCGGGAGTTGTCAGACACTGTCGATTCTTTCCGTTCGGTGGTGCGGATCGGGTGTTCGGTCGGAGCGGTACGCATCCGTCGCCGTCTCGGGGCGACCGTACTCCTGTCGGGATCCAGCCAGGTGCACGGACGCCTACCAGCCGTCACTCGGCCGGCCGAGGTCGGGTCAGACCGTGGGACCGTTGCCGAAGACGTACCCGACGCCGAGACCGAAGACGAAGTCGAGGATCGACACCAGGATCATCATCACGACGACGAAGACGAGCACGACACCGGTGTAGCTGAACAGCTCCTTGCGTGTCGGCGTGACGACCTTGCGGAGCTCGCCGATGACCTGGCGGATGAAGAGGGCGATGGCAGCGAACGGGCCACCGCGCTTGGCGCGGTCGGCCTTCGCCTTCGCGACGACGTCGTCCGTCGTCGTTTCCATGTCCTTGCTCGCCAACTTCACACCTTCCAGACTTGCAGGGCGGACAGGACTCGAACCTGCAACCTGCGGTTTTGGAGACCGCTGCTCTACCAATTGAGCCACCGCCCTAGGAGGGGTTGAACCCCCGGGCACGTTCCGTCACCGTTCCGTGCACCGGTGGTCGAGTGTACGGGAGTCCGTCACACGCTGTCCACTTGGCCGCCTCCCCGGCGTGCCGCGCCGGTAGGCTGGCGGCCGTGAGCACCGCAGCCCCCGGCCCCGAGTCCACCGCCCACGAGTCCGTCCAGCACGCCGTCGACGCGACCACCGACCGACCGCGCATCGCCTCGCGCATCGCCGCGATCGCCGAGTCGGCGACGCTCAAGGTCGATGCGAAGGCCAAGGCGCTCAAGGCCGCCGGCCGTCCGGTCATCTCCTTCGCCGCCGGCGAGCCGGACTTCGCGACGCCACGGCACGTCGTCGAGGCGGCCGTCCTCGCCGTCCAGGACCCCGCGAACCACCGCTACACGCCGGCCACCGGCCTCCCTGAGCTGAAGCGTGCGATCGCCGAGAAGACCGCCCGCGAGTCCGGCGTCGTCGTCGACCCGTCGCAGGTCATCGTCACGAACGGCGGCAAGCAAGCCGTCTACCAGGCGTTCCAGACGATCGTCGACGAGGGCGACGAGGTCCTGCTCCCCGCCCCGTACTGGACCACCTACCCGGAGGCGATCCGCCTGGCCGGTGGCACGCCGGTCGAGGTCTTCGCCGGCAGTGACCAGGACTACCTCGTCACGGTCGAGCAGCTGGAGGCCGCGCGCACGCCGCACACCAAGGCGCTCCTGTTCTGCTCGCCGTCGAACCCGACCGGCTCGGTGTACTCCGCCGAGCAGACGAAGGCGATCGGCGAGTGGGCGCTCGAGCACGGCATCTGGGTGATCAGCGACGAGATCTACCAGGACCTGGTCTACGACGACGTCCGGTTCACGGGCGTCCTCGAGGCGGTCCCGGCCCTCGCCGACACCACGATCCTGGTGAACGGTGTCGCCAAGACCTACGCGATGACCGGCTGGCGGGTCGGGTGGTTCATCGGGCCGGCTGACGCCGTCAAGGCCGCTTCCAACCTGCAGTCGCACCTGTCCTCGAACGTCGCGAACGTGTCACAGCGTGCCGCGATCGCCGCACTGACCGGCCCGCAGGAGCCCGTCGAGGCGATGCGCGAGGCGTTCGACCGTCGCCGTCGCACCATCGTCGAGGGGCTCAACGCGATCCCGGGCTTCGTCACGCCGACGCCGAAGGGCGCCTTCTACGTGTACCCGGACGTCACGGCGCTGCTCGGCCGCGAGTGGGCCGGCTCGACCCCCACGACGACGCTCGAACTCGCGGACCTGATCCTCGAGCACGCCGAGGTCGCGGTCGTCCCTGGCGAGGCGTTCGGCCCGTCCGGCTACATCCGGATGTCGTACGCGCTCGGCGACGACGACATCGCCGAGGGCGTCCGCCGCCTGGCGGAGTTCTTCTCCGCCTAGGCCACACCGCACCACGCGACGTGGGCGGTTCCTCGCGACGGTACGTCGCTGCGAGGAACCGCCCACGTCGCGTTCCGCGAGACCGCGTCGGCCGTCCGGGCGGGCCGGAGCACGTCCGGCGGTCAGCTCGCGGCGAGCAGGTCCCCGACCACCACCGGCTCCGGGACCAGCGCGACCCCGAAGCGGTTGAGGACGGTCACCTGCACGTAGCGCGCCAGCTCGGCGACCTGCGCCGCCGTCGCGCCACCGCGGTTCGTGAGCGCCAGGGTGTGCTTCGACGAGATCCCCGCGTGCGACCCGGGCACTGCGTACCCGCGGTGGACCCCGGCGTGCTCGATGAGCCAGGCTGCGCTGAGCTTCACGTCGTCGCCGGCCGGCCAGCGCGGGGCCTCGGTGGGCAACGTCTCGGCGAAGGCCGCCGACACGATGGGGTTCGTGAAGAACGACCCGGCGCTCCACGTGTCCGGGTCGTCGGCGTCGAGCACCATGCCCTTCGAGGACCGCAGGCCGAGCACCGTCGTCCGGATCGTCATCGGGTCGACCGGGGTGCCGAGGTCGACGCCGAGCGAGCCGGCGAGCTGGGCGTAGCGCACCGGGACCCCCTCGTCGACGGTCGTGCCGAGGCGGAACTCCACGGTGAGGACGACCCCCCGTCGCCCGTGCTTGAGCGTCGACGTCCGGTAGCCGAGCGCCAGCTCGGCCGCGCCGACCCACGTGCGCTCCCCCGTCGACGCGTCGAGGAACTCGATCCGGGTGAGCACGTCGGAGAGCTCGACCCCGTAGGCGCCGATGTTCTGCACGGGGGCGGCGCCGACGGTGCCCGGGATGCCGCTGAGCGCCTCCAGGCCGGTCCACCCGTTCTCGACGGTCGTCGCGACGAACCGGTCCCAGGGCTCGCCGGCCGCGACGCGGACGGTGACGCCGTCGGCGTCCGGCTCCGCGGCCAGCCCGTGCGTGCGCACGAGCACCACGGTGCCCGCGAAGCCCTCGTCGGCGACGAGCAGGTTGCTGCCACCCCCGACCACGAGCCACTCGTCGTCCTGCCACGCGGTGCGCGCGTGGGCGACGAGCTCGTCGGTGGTCTCCGCGGTCAGCAGCGTCGCAGCGGGGCCGCCCACGCGGAACGTGGTGAGGTCGGCCAGCCGCGTCCCCCCGGTCAGTGGAACACCACCGTGACCTGCGCCTTGCCGAGCACGGTCTGCCCGGCGGCCGTCACGGTGAGGTCGATGCGCTGCGGGCGACCCTCGCCGTCGACGGTGCCGACCTTGGCGACCACGCCGACGGTCGCACCCTGCTCCGGGTCGACCACCACGGGGCGGGTGAACCGGACGCCGTAGCGCTGGACCCAGCCGCGGTCGCCGAGCCACTCGGAGACGGGCTGGACCGCGAGGCCCATCGTGAGCATGCCGTGGGCGAGGACGCCGGGCAGCCCGACGGACGCGGCCACGTCGTCGCGGTAGTGGATCGGGTTGAAGTCCCCCGAGGCGCCGGCGTAGCGGACGAGCGAGTCGCGGGTCAGGTGGACCTCGCGCTCGGCGACGACGGTGCCGACCTCGAGTGCGGTGACGGGGGCGGTGGTCATGCGTCGTCTCCTCGGACCACGAGGGTGGAGGTCGCCGTGACGACGTGCTCCCCCGTGGCGTCGTTCATCGTGCTCTCGGCCGTCACCATCGCGTTGCCGCCGAGGGTCTTCACGCTCGTGACGGTGAGGGTGGCGGTGAGTTCGTCGCCGGCGACGATCGCCCGGTCGTAGGTGAAGGACTGCTCGCCGTGCACGACGCGGGAGAAGTCGATGCCGGCGTCGGGCTCGGCCAGGAGCTGCGCGAGCGTCGCCTCCTGCACGACGACCGCGAAGGTCGGCGGCGCGACGACGTCGGCGTACCCGGCGGCGCGGGCCGCCTCGGGCTCGTGGTGGATCGGGTTCGTCGCGAACACGGCGCGCGAGAACTCGCGCACCTTCTCACGACCGACCAGGTAGGGCGGGGCCGGCGGGAACGTCCTGCCGACGAGCTCGGGGTTCACAGACACGAGGGAGAGTCTACCGAGCACCCGCGACACGCCCCCTGTTCATGAGCTTGCATCGGCTATGATCACCGCACGGCGTCCGGGGGGACGCAGCGGGGACGACTCCGGGTTCGGGGAGGGACGCATGGAGCACACGACGGAGTACGCGGTGCACACGGGAGACCGGTGCACCGCCATGGAGGTCGCCGGAGCAGCACTCCGGGAGACCGGGCACCGGGTGGAGTCCACGGGTGGGACGATCACCGCGACGACCGGCAACCGGTTGTTGACGATCCTGCTCGGGGCACTGGTGCACCCGTCGCGCGAGTTCCGGCGCTACGAGGTCTCGACGACGGTCACGGGCACGTCCACCACCATCACGCTGCGGCATGCCCAGCACGGCGTGGCGGTGTCCGGCGGGAGCATCGGTGCCGGTAGGCGGCGGAGCGCGTGGCGGCAGGTCGAGGCGACGCTCGAGCGGGCGCTCCGCGCAGCGGGCGTGCTCACCGCTCCCCCGCGCTGAGGCGTCGGTCCGGTCGGCCGTCGGGGCGAGGGCGGCGCCGCGGGCGTCGCGCTGTGGCTCGAGCGCTGCCGATGCGCTGCGGTGTCGTGCTGCCGGCGCGCGCTGCCGGTGTCGTGCTGCGGCGCGCGCTGCCGGTGCCCCCCGGCAGAACGGGCGTACCGGGTGTGAACGGGCGTACCTGGTCGAGCGGAACCACCAGGCATGCCCGATCCCACCAGACACAGCACTCGTCATGGGAAAGAACCGTCGGACCGGACGCGCGGCGGAGCCCGGGAACGACGAAAGCCCGGCGAACTGGCCGCCGGGCCTGTGGTAGCGAGGACGGGACTTGAACCCGTGACCCCACGATTATGAGTCGTGTGCTCTAACCAACTGAGCTACCCCGCCAGAGATCCGGAGCGAGAACAGCTCCGGGTCGGAGCCCCGAGTCAGGATTGAACTGACGACCCCTTCCTTACCATGGAAGTGCTCTACCACTGAGCTATCGGGGCGAGTGCCGCTCGGCGGCACCACACGAGAATAGCAGACGCGCGACGGTGGTCAGGAACCGGACGTGACGCCCGGGCGTGCCGCCGCTCCCCCGCTAGTTCGCGTTGGCTCGCAGCCAGGTCAGCGGGTCCACCGGGACACCGTCGACGTGGATCTCCAGGTGCAGGTGCGGGCCCGTCGAGTTGCCGGTCGACCCGACCTCGCCGAGCTCGTCCCCGACGGCGACCTGCTGGCCCTTGACGACCTTGAAGGTGCCGTCCTTCATGTGGCCGTAGACGCTGGTGAACTGCTTGCCGTCGACGTCGTGCTGCACCCACACGTCGTTGCCGAAGCCGCCGTCATGCGCCTGGACCTTGATCACCGTGCCGGCCGCGACGGAACGGATCGGTGTGCCCTCGCCCGGAGCGAAGTCGACACCCATGTGGCTCGTCGAGCAGAACGAGCAGCCCGCGACCTGTCGGCCGCCGAAGCCCGAGGTGATCGGCACGCCGGTGAGGAACGGCCACTGGATCGAACCGTTCGGGTCGTTCGAGAACGACGACGCATCGACGTTCTTGTACTGCGTCGCCGACGTCACCGAGTACTGGTCACGCGCGGTCTCGGCATCACCGGCCGCCGCACCGACGCTGAGCGACTGCGCGGCTCCGGCGGCGGTCGTGCGGGCCGTGGTCGAGTCGGCCGTCGGGACCCAGAGCGCCTGCGCCGGGAGCGACGTCGACACGACGAGGCCGGCGGCGAAGAGGAGGGCGCCCACGGCGGTCACCCGGGAGGCGGCTCGTCGGAACGCGCTGCCGCGAACGGCCTGCTCGCGCCCGGCGGCAGGGGTCGTCGGGACGGCGGCAATGTGGCGGGTGGCGCGGTCGACGTGCACCGCGGGGGTGACGCGGCCGGTCCGACGCGCGGGCGGGACCTGCCCGAGCACCCGGCGGGGAACGGCAGTCGAGGGCGTCGGTGCGGGGGTCGCGTCGACGACGGGCGCGACGTCCGGGGACGCAG
Coding sequences within it:
- the rplA gene encoding 50S ribosomal protein L1, coding for MAKKSKAYQAAAAKIEADKFYTPTEAVALAKETGSAKTDSTVEVALKLGVDPRKADQMVRGTVILPHGTGKTARVIVFAVGAAAEAAIAAGADEVGGDELIAKVAEGYTAFDSAVATPELMGKVGRLGKVLGPRGLMPNPKTGTVTPNVAQAVNDIKGGKIEFRVDKHANVHFVVGKASFTPEQLDENISAALEEIVRLKPSASKGRYIMKGAVSTTFGPGIPLDVNAI
- a CDS encoding YqaJ viral recombinase family protein produces the protein MPARGAFTALRGHTERIVAHSSDRVAWLRARAMGITATDVARLASLRAVEAVVADKRYGSRFSGNAWTEHGKDREPVIAAWVAATHGIEPSAHLFHASTNRAHLATPDGVGYDASQRLVLAEIKTTGKAWRSIPRHYLRQVWWQQYVLGAERTLFVWERHDDFVPVADEPECRWVDRDDDQIRGLVQLADLVLDKLRAFRV
- a CDS encoding sugar ABC transporter substrate-binding protein translates to MRTAIRALAITAAAALTVTGLTACSSGSSGSSGDSKTLTYWASNQGTSLQNDKEVLTPVLEKFTEETGIKVDLQVIGWNDLQNKIQTAVTSGQGPDVVNIGNTWATSLQATGAFQEFGDAEMKAIGGADKFGKVALSTGGAPGETVTSVPLYGLAYGLYYNKQMLADAGITPPTTWEEMVEDAKKLTADGKYGFSLAGGSYTENSHFAFINSAQNGGEWFDEDGKPTFTSKANVEGIKRYLDLMQDAKVANPSNAQYDNATQSTTDFAKKKAAFILNQNNANATIESLGMKSDEYGVVALPAPEGGKEIASFPAGINLSIFKNTKNKDGALEFVKYMTSMDTQTTLDKPYSALPVLAEAADSVTDEQTKTFLDIYNNKAKPLPLVPAEDQFESTVGKAMNDMFAKIATGSTVSESDIKSALQTAQDQVSQAAG
- a CDS encoding Gfo/Idh/MocA family oxidoreductase; translated protein: MTDTAVDQQAVGTTRTGPVGVGVIGAGVISDQYLSNLTVFPDVVVRFIADIDEPRAAAQAEKWGVAGSGSVEQLLADDDIEIVVNLTIPAAHVEVALQALAAGKHVWGEKPYALDRESAAQLRDAAAAAGRTVSVAPDTFLGAGLQTALRTIREGRIGTPLNGLTLFQSPGPESWHPSPEFLFAYGAGPLFDIGPYYITTLVQAFGPVAKVTATASRSRATRTIGSGPKAGTEFPVDVPTNHSALIQFEDGGSAQSVFSFESDRGRTGFVEIAGETGTVVFPDPNEFDGDTQLYAHGTEEPETIPAVGSTYSRGTGVVDLARSLRAGQDNRVPGALAFHVLDVMVSIAEAAERGETVLVESTVEPSPTLPEGWDPAESTLS
- a CDS encoding ROK family protein; its protein translation is MVDFTRTAASPPVGTSELFQILRDGVPRTRAELAALTGLARSTIAVRLDALIDVGLVGAVETAASTGGRPPAQVALVPRARLVIAADLGASHGRVAVTDLVASPLATREARIDIAAGPVPTLSWLVETIDELLAEVGRVREDVVAIGIGVPGPVEFSTGRPANPPIMPGWDGFDVPGWLRGHVAAHVLLDNDVNIAALGEREHGWPDVDHLLFVKVATGIGSGIVSDGQLRRGAQGTAGDIGHVRVSRAGDVPCHCGNTGCLEAVASGPAIARALRAKGHDVHTSGDVIDLVNRSELDAIGAVRQAGRDIGEVLATCVSLVNPSVIALGGSITRAGEHLLAGVREVVYARSMPLATEHLVIAQSRAGSLAALQGAAALAIGYALSPAGVDELVAFAEHRALVS
- a CDS encoding sugar phosphate isomerase/epimerase; amino-acid sequence: MTQPLSVQLYTVRDALSADLPGTLQRIASIGYTNVEAFGFVDRAEELRDALAAAGLQAPSGHARLLDAGEQDLERILHASTTIGLGTLIDPHIDETRWTTREDVEAIARELSALAPRAADHGLVLGYHNHAFEFSNRIDGVSAYEVFADALSDDVVLELDTYWVRVGGDDPVAIIGKYGDKVQFLHVKDGDGSHDDKQQVAVGDGVMPIREIVAAAPDALHVVELDDHEGDVFQAVADSYTFLQGARA